The sequence ttgtatgtaaagcggttaaaaaaggatatataatgcaacaacaaaatgtgacaacaacagccaaataccataaataacttaaactcgaatactccttggctacacccaactcaaattttatcccgatcggaccagccgtttagaaatgccagatttatttccaaaaaatttcgattctgccccactatgCGCCGTAGATGAGCTTCGTTTAAAACCAGTAGATTTTTTGTAGCAATGTTATTTCCAATTCCTCTCAGCATtgatccaaaaattttaaaaatttagctattGTAGGCTTAGGGTCATCTCGAGAATTCTCAATCCATTTGCGACGAGATTCAGAATCAATCTTATTCTGTAAGATATATATCAACCAATGATCACGTTAGTTGTAGTTTACTGCATCTAACCCTCTCACAACCTCATTTGTGATATCGGAGATCTTTCTTAAATTTACAGCATTTTCCTCCTTCATTAAAGAGAGGCCCATGAAAGTCTCAATATATGAATTTACTATATGACGAGGTCGACCAAAACGTTCTTTGAGTCGATCCCATGCTGTACTATAGGCTAATTCCGAAATTTGCATATGCTTTATAAGATTCACAGCATCATCTTTCAATAGAGACTTCAAATAATGGAATTTCTGAATATTAGATAGGTTTGCCTTGGAATCGATCGCActaacaaacaaatctttaaacgCTGGCCAGTCCTTGTAACTGCCAGTAAATGGTTCTATTCCTAATTTCGGTAAATCTTCATTCGCATGTCGAGAAGTATTCGGTGAGTCAAGTCTTTGTAACAACGTAGAATGTTATTCAGCCAAACGCGAAAACATTTCATTGTGAGGttcagtagtgcgattcactaacttttataacgataatcgtatcgttaaaataaatataacgaaaatttatcgaatttgctattcagtaaaattttgaacgacattcgctgtcggttgaagtcagctgttacttTAAGCAGCTTTTCTTTCGTtatgttagcgacaataatttaagttgtgtttatttaatcgataaagtgtatttgcaattttttctttgtCATCTTCACCTTTTGTAGTTGgaactatcgtaaaaataatggaaacacaattttgtttacgtaacttattaatatttacaaaaaaatataaaaacaagtaaggaagtatggtcggtaatataataccctacactaagtaaaagagcaaaaacatttttcttttaaaatttcaataatttatatttttgagtgattttcggaagtgggccttatatgggggctatgaccaattatggaccgatcatgaaattaggtcgtgtgatttaagtctatattaaagttaagtatgttgaattttgtgtgtgtaccaacatttttaagcgatttatgcacgttaaagtgattttcggaagcgggtctatatgggagctatgactaattatggaccgatcgtaacaaaatttggtgacatgaattttgtgtatataaaacttatttggagcggaatttgtggagatacatacataaattaaaaatttatgaccgataaagtccaatttcgggaggacatttgtatgggggctaggtgaaataatggaccgatttcagccagtttcaatagacttggtcattgagccgaaaaaataatatgtaccaaatttcatccaaatatcttcaaaattgcgacctgtactctgcgcacaaggtttacatggacagccagccgaccagacggacggacggacatcgtttaatcgactcagaaagtgattctaagtcgatcggtatactttaaggtgggtgttagactaagacactatggtggtgtagggtataaaaatttaaataactatcgaaaaaaaaaattttctaaaaaattcaaaaaacaactggaaaaaaaaataaattttgtttacctaaaaatatttaaaattttgaagtataatttggtgaagggtatataagattcggcacagccgaatatagcactcatacctgttttttgtttgaattgttatgttttgtttattttctatgtttttgtacttcttattaataaaatacagtAAAACTTCGATATAACGAATCTGAAGGGGATTGCAAAATACTTCGTTATAGCTACTTGTTCGTTATAAATACGTTTCAGAAAAACCTTGGTATAACGAAATTAGaagatatacaaaaaaattcgtTATAACTATAGTTTTTTATCCAAATTCTATTTACTCAAAAGTATTAATAATAATGAACTATTTaagaactaaataaaaaattaaacacttaaatttgtttatttctttattattttattagattttagtaaaatattgtgttattGTAGTTTGTTTGCGAAAATTTCGTAtgaaatcatcaatatttttttcgacAGATGCTAAGCTATTGAATGTACTTAGCGGTGTAGAATCCTGTGCTTCCAGAAATGTTTGCAATTTTCCGACAATTATTTTTGCTTCTTTAGCGGATATAATAGTTTCGATTTCTTCAGTATCTTCTTCCCCCTgatcagcattatcttgttgttTCGTTACACTAGTAATAATGTCATCATCGGTAAGGGACTCAGTAGAAGTAATATTGTCATCGAAATTCACAAAATCATCAAACTGTTCTGTTAAATTTAACTGGTTTTTGAGAATAAGCCATTCTTCGCTATCTTGAATGCAAACATTTTCTGTAATCAAAATATTTGGACGCTCGACAAATCCACAAGTCGCAAAACAATTAAAGATTGTTGATTTTTGGACACTTTCCCATGCCTTATGAGCCATTCTTATTCCTTGTAAAACATTTATAGAGCTTTTGCGCCCTTCTTGCAGATCGTTGATTAAAATGTTGACCACCTCTTTGCgataaaattgcttaaaattctttattattccCAGATCTAGAGGTTGTAGTTTCGATGTTGCGTTTGGtggtaaaaattgcaatttaatggatttaagtgatggaaaatttttattagcCGTGCAGTTATCGACAAACAATAAGACTTTACGATTGGCTTCAGTCATGTCgttgtcaaatttttttaagtaatcCAACCATATTTCGCTTGTCATCCAAGCTTTTTTATTAGCAGTGTAGTCAACTGGTAAACTTTTTACGTTTTTAAGACATCTTGGATTAGCCGATTTTCCGATTACAAGCAATTTTCTCTTTTCAGAGCCTGTACTGTTAACAGTAAATAGAACAGATAATCTTTCTTTACTGTGTTTTCCACCGTGGCATTTCTCCGATTTGAACGCCATTGTTCGATCTGGTgcgcatttaaaaaataatccagTTTCGTCTGCGTTAAAAATATTG comes from Calliphora vicina chromosome 2, idCalVici1.1, whole genome shotgun sequence and encodes:
- the LOC135950565 gene encoding tigger transposable element-derived protein 6-like, with product MAFKSEKCHGGKHSKERLSVLFTVNSTGSEKRKLLVIGKSANPRCLKNVKSLPVDYTANKKAWMTSEIWLDYLKKFDNDMTEANRKVLLFVDNCTANKNFPSLKSIKLQFLPPNATSKLQPLDLGIIKNFKQFYRKEVVNILINDLQEGRKSSINVLQGIRMAHKAWESVQKSTIFNCFATCGFVERPNILITENVCIQDSEEWLILKNQLNLTEQFDDFVNFDDNITSTESLTDDDIITSVTKQQDNADQGEEDTEEIETIISAKEAKIIVGKLQTFLEAQDSTPLSTFNSLASVEKNIDDFIRNFRKQTTITQYFTKI